From Pelosinus fermentans DSM 17108, the proteins below share one genomic window:
- a CDS encoding YtxH domain-containing protein: MSILDLLQKGKRKREKQVRRKVAIGATLGMTIGAVAGVLLAPKAGKDTRTDLAKNAQDLTETIKEISVKTQDLVDEAKERLSEKSHEIMSDVKEKISDIKKEKNEDSATK; encoded by the coding sequence ATGTCTATATTGGATTTATTGCAGAAGGGTAAAAGAAAACGTGAGAAACAAGTACGCCGAAAGGTGGCAATTGGTGCTACTCTAGGGATGACAATTGGAGCAGTTGCTGGAGTACTGCTGGCACCTAAGGCTGGCAAAGACACTAGAACTGATCTTGCAAAAAATGCGCAGGATTTAACGGAGACAATTAAAGAAATATCGGTTAAGACCCAAGATCTGGTAGACGAGGCCAAAGAAAGGCTTTCTGAAAAATCACATGAAATCATGAGTGATGTAAAAGAAAAAATTTCTGACATAAAAAAGGAAAAAAATGAAGATTCGGCTACAAAGTAA
- a CDS encoding CsbD family protein, whose product MNQDILKGKWKELKGGLKEQWGKLTDDDITQLEGKTEKLVGILQERYGYTKDKAEDEYKKFVSRFK is encoded by the coding sequence ATGAACCAGGACATTTTAAAAGGTAAATGGAAAGAGTTAAAAGGCGGGCTGAAAGAGCAGTGGGGTAAGCTTACTGATGATGACATTACGCAGCTTGAAGGCAAAACAGAAAAGTTGGTTGGGATTCTTCAAGAACGATATGGTTATACCAAAGATAAAGCGGAAGACGAATATAAAAAGTTTGTAAGTCGCTTTAAGTAA